AATGCAAGAAGGTAAAGTAATTTCTTATCTCTCCCGACAGCTGAAACCACACGAAGCCAATTACCCCACCCATGACCTGGAATTAGCCGCCGTGGTTCATGCACTCAAGACTTGGCGCCACTATCTCATAGGAAATAGGTGTGATatttacaccgatcacaaaagcctTAAGTATATCTTCACTCAGAGAGAGTTGAACATGCGACAGAGGAGATGGATTGAGCTCATCAAAGACTATGATCTAAGTATCCATTACCACCCCGGAAAAGCTAATGTAGTTGCCGATGCCCTCAGCAGAGAACCATGTTCCCTTAACTTTCGTTTGAAAATCGAACAACCCATGCTTTATCAAGAATTCGAGGAATTCGGATTAGAATTGGTTAGCCATGGATTCCTTGCTGCCATGGAGGCCAAACCCACCCTTCGAGATCAGATCAAGGAAACCCAAGTTGGGCATAAGAGTATTGAAGGGATCAAACGCCGCATGGGCAGAAAAAAGGCAGAAGGATTTTCGATAGACCACAACGGAGTACTGTGGTACAATGGACGCCTCTGCGTACCCAATATCCCTGACTTGAAGAATCTTATAATGGAGGAGGCCCATAATACTCCTTATTCTATTCACCCTGGAGGATCTAAGATGTACCAAGATCTAAAAGATaccttttggtggcatggaatgaagcgggACATTGCCTCCTTTATCGCCCGATGTGATGTCTGCCAGAAAGTTAAAGCTGAGCACCAACGCCCTGCCGGATTATTGCAACCTTTGAAGATACCcgtatggaaatgggaggaagtgggtatggactttatcaccggacttccCAGATCTAACCGTGgacatgattccatctgggtgatAGTTGATCGTCTCACTAAAATCGCTCATTTTCTGCCTGTCAAGACCACCGATCGCGGGAGAGCGTTAGCCGATCTCTACATCTCCCGTATAGTTAGCCTTCACGGCGTTCCCAAGGTTATCGTGTCAGATCGAGGCACCCAGTTCACTTCTCGTTTCTGGCACAAGCTTCACGAGGCTATGGGCACCAAGTTATCAttcagtaccgcctatcatccccaaACCGGAGGACAGACCGAAAGGGTAAATCAAATCCTCGAGGACATGCTTCGAGCCTGCGTTCTCGCCTATGGAACCAAGTGGGAGGATTGCCTGCCCTTCGCAGAGTTTTCctataacaacagttatcaagccagtctTCGGATGGCCCCTTTTGAAGCCCTTTATGGGAGAAGATGCCGAACCCCTCTCAATTGGACCGAGACTGGAGAAAGCCAAGTGTTCGGACCAGACCTACTCAGGGAAGCAGAGGAACAAGTACAGTTTATCCGTGACCGGCTGAGAGCTGCACAGTCCCgccagaagagctacgctgactcCAAGCGTCGAGAGTTAACCTTCTGCGCCAGAGATTTTGCTTATCTCCGGGTAACTCCTCTCAAAGGAATGAAACGTTTCCATGTTAAAGGCAAACTTGCGCCCAGGTATATTGGTCCTTTCAAGGTActaggacgaagaggagaagtatcttaccaGCTTGAACTACCCCCGGAATTGTCAGAGTTCCATGACGTCTTTCACGTCTCCCAACTTCGGAGATGCCTCCAAGCACCAAACAAGGCTGAAGTTTTCAAGGATATCGACTACTGAGCAATCGACCTCAATCACGACTTAACCTACAGGGAGAACCCTACCCGTATTCTGGATGAAGCCGTTAGGGTCACCCGCCGGAGAAAGATTAAATTCTTCAaggtccaatggagcaatcactctgaagatgaagccacatgggaaagaGAGGATTATCTGAAACAAGAATTTCCACATCTGTTCAAGCTCTTAGCcgtggaatctcgggacgagattcttttaaggggggaaggtctgtAACACCCCACTTTTCAAAACTGCATATTTTTACAAGTTAAAAAAAATTGAGCCAACAAATTTTTTTATTTAACATTTGTGATTGATTGTAGGTTAGAATTCTTGCTTGGTTTAACTCAAATACTTTTCTTGGTGTGTTATGTGTGTCACCCACCTTTAGGTTAGTCTTTGCACCACCCTCTAAATTTTTAGGGTTTGATCTGCTTAATTTTAATGGCACCACCTCTTAGTGCACTACACCCCTCAAAAACCCTAACCCCAGGGTAGTGAGCACCACCTTTGTTGAGAGGGAACATTCTACCCTCTTCTCTATACCACCACCAATCCACCTAAGGTTGCACCAACAACACCATCACCACCTTTTTATTTGTCCTCAAATATTTTCACATTTGTGCACATGATTTCTTGTCACACTTGGGCACATTGCACATGGCATGGCCTCTCTCTTTTTCACCCCTGCCCctttctcttctctctcttttctctcttgggttttggccgagagacaagagggggaacctccccctctcctttttctttctctcttcccTCTCCTTTTCTTCTCTGGTTTGGGCCGTGGCCGATGCCACCACTCCCTCTCTCTACCCTGGCCCAACCCTGgccctctctctttctctctttctATCTTCTCTGGCCCAAACCTCACCAGCACCCCCTCTCCCGCGCCAAACCCTAGCCCTAAACGCACGCGCGCGCCACTGGCAGGAGACATGATGGCATCGCCTCGCACGACGTGCCATCAGCCTCGACTGCCCTCCCACCGCCTCGGCTCCCTCCCATCGCTGATGCCACCAGGGCGACGTCACCATGGGGCCAGCTGGTGATGCCAGCCCTTGCGCGCCCGTTGGCCATCGCCACCGGCCACGCCACTACCGCTCCCCCGCCTGCCTATAAAACCCGCCCAAACGCCACCCTCTCCCTTCAGCTCCCACCTCCACAGCGCCGTTAGGCTGCCCCACTCCACCCCTGGCCGCTCGAGCTGCCGCTCGAGCCGCTGCCACCACTGCCCGACGCCATCCCGCCGTGGTCACCATGAGGGTGACGCGCAGGTGGTCACCGCCGCGACGCCGCCAACGCTTCTCTCCTCACTCTCTCAACACCAGCACCCTCTCCTGCTCATCCTAACCCTGCTCCCCTACCCCTGACGCGCAGATCGGCGGCAGAACGATGACGCTGATGACGAGCCGACGCCGCCCGTGCTGCCGTTGACGTCGCCAGAGGAGGAGCAGACGCCCCTGGACGCCGCCCGTGCATGAACCCGACGCACGCCTACGCCACCACACCACCTGCACCGATCCACGCCATCGCCAGCCGCCGGTAAGCCCCTGGCCGCCCCCTTTCTTCCTCCGCGCCGGCGAGCGCCTCAGACGTCGCGCACGCACCAGATCTAGGCCGTCGGATCCAGATCGGGCgggcgcatggcgcatgcacggccacgtcggcgtgcatggccacgtcggcctgcctgtcccgccacgggccccggcctttttctctttttctttttttcactGGCCACCGGAGAGCCCCACTGGGCCAGCCCATCTGCGCAGCACTTGCACGGCCCAGGGCATTCCCGCCCGTTTAAATTATTTGAAAATTTGagaaacagaaattaaaaatgaaaactgaccagtgtactgttttgcttataaaaatagtttggtagctcggattgatgtgattccaattgcattAGAACCGGTATGAAATTACCTTTCAGATGTCACTAGccatgtatttttaggatttttgtgcgatttttaataaatgaaaCATGATCTCTGTTTCTGGGTAGTAATTTGGACCTTAAAAAttgaaaataaatatttttgaatgattccaattgggttagtcttattTTGTTACTGTACAtccaggaaaaataccagtagcctctgttagtaaCTTTTCATCTCCGGTTATAAGTGCATGTgtgtcacataaaatgatagaGCTATAGTTTGATGTTTATAATTAAACCTTGATACTTCTTGATTATAAAAATGGCCAAAACATGTTTTGTTACTGTCAaacaactcccctgcatattttcccttttcatttatttattcttGTTTCTTGAGTTATGTGTTGATTGTATGCATCGtttacttttgcgacgctagatacaaacgagggagaagtggaaggggaggactttggtgaagaacttgaggaggaccagggacaagccaaccaaggcaagccatctttgaactctgaatgatgtgggttggatgtcatttgttgatatcCCTAAGCATCTTATCTATTTGATGTGATGATCTCTCTATGTTGGTCTATGTACGGTTGTAATAGGAATAGTTCCTTGTGGTGATCTTCCATTTTGGTTCACACGTGAAGGGATGCATGGTGTTACTGCCGTGCTACTCCCTTGGGTCTTCTTGAGTGC
This region of Lolium perenne isolate Kyuss_39 chromosome 2, Kyuss_2.0, whole genome shotgun sequence genomic DNA includes:
- the LOC139835540 gene encoding uncharacterized protein; protein product: MAQILRLLMEDRQRARQESEANIAALRQIAQAAAGHRHNEEGEGHGEEAPRSRLWDFQNTNPPVFSKCTAPLDADNWLCTIENNLEVAAVGDNEKVLLATHFLAGPARAWWENIKVMQAPGHVINWEEFTAKFCKAHIPTGLIKMKRDEFFNLKQNNSNVVDYLDKFNTLARYAPQDTDTDEKKRDRFMNGLHEEIQSILVAVPYPDLEALVDAAIMVESKRKAAIETRKRKMLQQQGGPSNPKYRSPPPSRPANPPQRNPSPTPAYRSNNYAPNRSAPQHRSGGFNTNPRPNPPARPQGDGCFACGKPGHFSRECPTKMRMPQRANAPRPNQAQARTASGKKPVVKKQANAAHRHLNHASAEEAEETPDIVMEFEEFGLELVSHGFLAAMEAKPTLRDQIKETQVGHKSIEGIKRRMGRKKAEGFSIDHNGVLWYNGRLCVPNIPDLKNLIMEEAHNTPYSIHPGGSKMYQDLKDTFWWHGMKRDIASFIARCDVCQKVKAEHQRPAGLLQPLKIPVWKWEEVGMDFITGLPRSNRGHDSIWVIVDRLTKIAHFLPVKTTDRGRALADLYISRIVSLHGVPKVIVSDRGTQFTSRFWHKLHEAMGTKLSFSTAYHPQTGGQTERVNQILEDMLRACVLAYGTKWEDCLPFAEFSYNNSYQASLRMAPFEALYGRRCRTPLNWTETGESQVFGPDLLREAEEQVQFIRDRLRAAQSRQKSYADSKRRELTFCARDFAYLRVTPLKGMKRFHVKGKLAPRYIGPFKVLGRRGEVSYQLELPPELSEFHDVFHVSQLRRCLQAPNKAEVFKDIDY